Proteins from a genomic interval of Liolophura sinensis isolate JHLJ2023 chromosome 3, CUHK_Ljap_v2, whole genome shotgun sequence:
- the LOC135463690 gene encoding zinc finger protein 236-like isoform X1, with protein MDEDDKCDVCGGDHNTEVCPELGLDIAARAATQLSRARLTLPHNLDVEGDISDGTLQVTATFDIPAKTQFGPFEAKRSTNDVNLDGYFALKVLSKDQASVVLDCCDENECNWLCLVQAATNKEEQNCIAYQLGVNIFYNTTRLIRGGEKLKVWYASHYAKKLGKPVQPDGTTKVMLGSDIGKQLSVPRKVVSDTSDEETIGKRRRKVNAYVEEFLQSARKKTKMDSSVNTPENVGQVPKKRGRGRPRKDASADVPAQQLTRTRTRAGGGGEAKMLDASGQADLSDEAETWVDLGGADDIIESGEVEGGEFKCTRCPKTFRSQAEMVKHLRTHIKTSKFQGDPIRTLFCTECGKGFVNSSNLGRHMKIHERKTRTISCSMCDYKTYRHDILRNHMDARHNTTYKTPRGKHAEAAPGRRRRGRPRKNRGRKPLSIKKEPESPKEETEVSPRRVLPARRNRGSKMYEVLSPFKKRKVEGSEEEDDEEDEVIEDSGSEAVVSEAEESDGLASDQEAETEDVDVSQDVSLEQGDGEVEEGEVTIPEGEALTIVQPTQEETEKEVVESTKTGAEASEDSTVPPEPDEALQSQSSEETAASKDVIQEDGAPATEAADVGEAAEKRVPDVVEGDGAGEGGDTPAEADGKADTDVQKETPVRRKRGRPRKSEASAAQQKLPRRDLYDVFLTQDDRTIYGCKECGKKFKNLKCIRLHCEVHQKKFPCKKCGKTFAKQESWMKHNCNSEKPAVVMTTSGDRVRYSCTECGKSFVNEDYARQHYTIHSGRFDCQVCMQPFHSKLGLMSHKCNKEAASKKSFACDICSQTFRTSSYLFRHMAMHTDIFKCNICGKCFSRKDSMQRHVLKCDPVRALEEDLHACVNCHKAYSSKLALENHLLVCYKTYCFKCKRNFPTEDECSNHTCSLEEADGIPQIIDSTVRVNCSICHKSFRNLKYLKRHERTHSSEFQCKICSKAFCQKDELVWHIFLCENEEKIKTEGYVKCDICEDAVVFADAKSFREHHHTHTHPYQCEKCHKRFRKQGTIHTHVCDPYLHQEGGFKCPQCDKVFALRTYMEKHAVIHGERQFECDICHKKFFRQDYLNDHKCLLPDGTPARIVRRHNQVVIKENVVCHLCGASFVSSSNLNKHMKVHGEKEYECDICNKKFHYLAYLKDHRFHVHGGGLELQCAMCGKILKTKTSLKSHVKQFHSGEEPQHECEICHKRFRQKGNLKTHMYSHSTEKKFHCAICNKSFKYPDQFARHNLEHTMKEKITCDLCDRQFVKRFEYHRHLSIYHSGMAYICSICKAKCSHRHTLVRHFKRKHPGAVHMLSDDSYVKSLLMPFQKDLQGANKHVIQQDAGSEDEDTEATSDANTIAIASADAAAEAIAAATSNAATMSIGQTFTNELGETFTESVITDADGVETTIVYQTPEGFTTDTDLPQVAAEALQSLSHTIVSSEDMPTALQLSGLQEGELGGDDQHTVVIVQIVNQDDETELGETYTLQQTE; from the exons GTGCTGTCCAAAGATCAAGCCAGCGTTGTGTTGGACTGTTGCGACGAAAATGAATGCAACTGGTTGTGCCTGGTGCAAGCAGCCACGAACAAAGAAGAGCAGAATTGCATTGCGTACCAACTAGGCGTCAACATCTTCTACAACACAACCCGGTTAATTCGCGGAGGCGAAAAGCTGAAGGTGTGGTATGCATCTCACTATGCCAAAAAACTAGGCAAACCTGTGCAACCGGATGGGACAACAAAAG TTATGTTGGGTTCAGATATTGGGAAGCAGTTGTCAGTGCCAAGAAAAGTCGTCAGTGATACGTCAG ATGAGGAAACCATCGGAAAACGGCGTCGAAAGGTGAACGCCTACGTTGAAGAGTTCCTGCAAAGCGCTCGAAAGAAGACTAAAATGGATTCATCAGTCAACACTCCAGAGAATGTAGGACAGGTGCCAAAGAAAAGAGGTAGAGGAAGACCACGGAAGGACGCTAGTGCTGATGTTCCTGCTCAGCAGTTGACAAGGACACGAACCAGAGCTGGCGGGGGAGGAGAAGCGAAGATGCTAGATGCCTCGGGACAGGCTGATTTATCTGACGAGGCTGAGACCTGGGTTGATTTGGGAGGTGCAGATGATATCATTGAAAGTGGTGAAGTGGAAGGTGGAGAATTCAAATGCACTCGCTGTCCAAAAACTTTCCGTAGCCAGGCAGAAATGGTGAAACATCTGCGCACTCACATAAAGACCTCAAAGTTTCAAGGGGACCCCATCCGGACGTTGTTCTGCACAGAGTGTGGTAAAGGATTTGTCAACAGCAGTAACTTGGGTCGACATATGAAGATACACGAGAGGAAAACGAGAACGATTAGCTGCTCAATGTGCGACTACAAAACGTACAGACATGACATCCTGAGGAACCACATGGACGCCCGCCACAATACCACCTACAAGACGCCCAGAGGAAAACATGCTGAGGCTGCACCAGGCCGAAGGCGAAGAGGACGTCCACGCAAGAACCGAGGACGTAAACCTTTATCAATCAAAAAGGAACCAGAGTCCCCTAAGGAAGAAACAGAAGTTTCCCCAAGGCGTGTTTTGCCCGCAAGACGCAATCGGGGAAGTAAAATGTACGAGGTTCTCTCTCCTTTCAAGAAGAGGAAGGTTGAAGGAAGTGAGGAGGAGGATGATGAAGAAGATGAAGTTATTGAAGACAGTGGCTCAGAGGCTGTCGTGAGCGAGGCTGAGGAGTCGGATGGCTTGGCTTCTGATCAGGAGGCTGAGACAGAAGATGTGGATGTGTCTCAAGATGTCTCCTTGGAGCAAGGTGATGGTGAGGTGGAggaaggggaggtaactatACCTGAAGGGGAAGCTCTCACTATTGTGCAACCAACGCAAGAGGAGACAGAAAAGGAAGTCGTTGAATCTACAAAGACTGGTGCTGAGGCATCTGAAGACTCCACGGTGCCCCCTGAGCCAGATGAGGCTTTGCAAAGTCAGTCCAGTGAAGAAACAGCAGCCAGCAAAGACGTCATCCAAGAGGATGGTGCACCTGCTACTGAGGCTGCAGATGTGGGCGAGGCAGCTGAGAAAAGAGTACCTGATGTGGTTGAAGGAGACGGTGCTGGTGAAGGAGGTGATACGCCAGCAGAAGCTGATGGAAAAGCAGACACAGATGTCCAGAAAGAGACACCTGTCCGTAGGAAACGAGGAAGGCCAAGAAAATCGGAAGCGTCTGCGGCACAGCAGAAACTTCCTAGGCGAGACCTCTATGATGTCTTCCTCACCCAAGATGACAGGACCATTTACGGCTGCAAAGAGTGTGGCAAGAAATTCAAGAACTTAAAATGCATTCGGTTGCATTGTGAGGTGCACCagaaaaagtttccatgcaaAAAGTGTGGGAAGACATTTGCAAAGCAGGAGTCTTGGATGAAACATAACTGTAATTCTGAGAAACCAGCGGTTGTCATGACGACCAGTGGTGATCGTGTTCGCTACAGCTGCACTGAGTGCGGGAAATCATTTGTTAATGAGGACTATGCTCGTCAGCATTACACAATTCACTCGGGCAGGTTTGATTGCCAGGTATGCATGCAGCCTTTCCATAGCAAACTAGGCCTAATGTCACATAAATGCAATAAGGAGGCTGCCTCAAAGAAATCATTTGCCTGTGACATCTGTTCCCAGACCTTTCGCACATCCAGCTACCTTTTTCGACACATGGCCATGCATACAGACATCTTCAAGTGCAACATTTGCGGGAAGTGTTTTTCAAGGAAAGACTCTATGCAGCGCCATGTGTTAAAGTGTGATCCGGTTCGGGCTTTGGAAGAAGATCTTCATGCATGTGTGAACTGTCACAAAGCTTACAGCAGCAAGCTAGCTTTGGAGAACCATTTGTTGGTCTGTTACAAGACCTACTGTTTCAAGTGTAAGCGGAACTTCCCAACAGAAGACGAATGCTCAAACCACACCTGTTCCTTGGAGGAGGCAGACGGAATCCCGCAAATCATCGACTCCACTGTAAGAGTGAACTGCTCAATTTGCCATAAGTCCTTCAGGAATCTCAAGTATCTGAAGAGACATGAGCGGACGCACAGTTCCGAGTTTCAGTGCAAGATCTGCTCCAAGGCCTTCTGTCAGAAAGACGAACTCGTTTGGCACATTTTCCTATGTGAAAATGAAGAGAAGATAAAAACTGAAGGATATGTCAAATGCGACATTTGCGAGGACGCTGTTGTATTTGCTGATGCCAAAAGTTTTCGGGAACACCATCATACCCATACGCACCCGTACCAGTGCGAGAAATGTCACAAGCGTTTTCGCAAGCAGGGTACGATCCACACACATGTTTGCGACCCTTATCTGCATCAAGAAGGTGGCTTTAAGTGTCCGCAATGCGACAAGGTATTTGCTCTACGCACCTACATGGAGAAGCATGCAGTGATCCATGGCGAACGCCAGTTTGAGTGCGACATATGCCATAAGAAATTTTTCCGGCAGGATTACCTGAACGATCACAAATGCCTTCTTCCTGATGGAACACCGGCTCGCATTGTGCGAAGACACAACCAGGTGGTGATTAAAGAAAACGTGGTATGCCACCTGTGCGGGGCGTCGTTCGTGAGCAGTAGCAACCTCAACAAGCACATGAAGGTTCACGGAGAGAAAGAGTATGAATGTGACATCTGCAACAAGAAGTTTCACTACTTGGCATACTTGAAGGACCATCGGTTCCATGTGCATGGCGGGGGCCTCGAGCTGCAGTGTGCCATGTGTGGGAAGATCCTCAAGACAAAGACTAGTCTCAAATCTCACGTCAAACAGTTCCATTCCGGCGAGGAACCGCAACACGAATGCGAGATCTGCCACAAGCGCTTTCGGCAgaaaggcaacctgaagacgcATATGTATTCCCACAGCACTGAGAAGAAGTTCCACTGTGCCATTTGCAACAAGTCATTCAAGTATCCAGACCAGTTTGCCAGGCACAACCTGGAGCACACCATGAAGGAAAAGATAACGTGCGATCTTTGTGACCGGCAGTTTGTGAAGAGGTTTGAGTACCACAGACATCTGTCCATCTACCACAGCGGCATGGCCTACATCTGCAGTATCTGTAAGGCCAAGTGCAGCCACCGCCACACACTGGTGCGGCATTTCAAGAGGAAACATCCAGGTGCAGTTCACATGCTCAGTGACGACAGCTATGTTAAGTCGCTTCTGATGCCGTTTCAGAAAGATCTTCAGGGCGCAAATAAACATGTCATACAACAGGATGCTGGAAGCGAGGATGAAGATACAGAGGCTACATCAGATGCTAACACAATTGCTATAGCGTCAGCTGATGCTGCTGCAGAGGCTATCGCAGCGGCGACCTCAAACGCAGCCACCATGAGTATTGGTCAGACCTTCACCAACGAGTTAGGAGAGACGTTCACAGAGTCAGTCATCACCGACGCGGACGGAGTGGAGACGACCATCGTGTATCAGACACCAGAAGGTTTCACCACTGATACTGATCTCCCTCAGGTGGCTGCTGAAGCTCTCCAGTCCCTTTCCCACACCATTGTCTCTTCAGAAGACATGCCAACTGCATTACAGCTGTCTGGTTTACAAGAGGGGGAATTGGGTGGTGACGACCAGCATACTGTTGTCATTGTGCAGATTGTTAATCAAGATGATGAAACGGAGCTTGGAGAGACGTACACATTGCAGCAGACAGAGTAA
- the LOC135463690 gene encoding zinc finger protein 62 homolog isoform X2: MFVMLGSDIGKQLSVPRKVVSDTSDEETIGKRRRKVNAYVEEFLQSARKKTKMDSSVNTPENVGQVPKKRGRGRPRKDASADVPAQQLTRTRTRAGGGGEAKMLDASGQADLSDEAETWVDLGGADDIIESGEVEGGEFKCTRCPKTFRSQAEMVKHLRTHIKTSKFQGDPIRTLFCTECGKGFVNSSNLGRHMKIHERKTRTISCSMCDYKTYRHDILRNHMDARHNTTYKTPRGKHAEAAPGRRRRGRPRKNRGRKPLSIKKEPESPKEETEVSPRRVLPARRNRGSKMYEVLSPFKKRKVEGSEEEDDEEDEVIEDSGSEAVVSEAEESDGLASDQEAETEDVDVSQDVSLEQGDGEVEEGEVTIPEGEALTIVQPTQEETEKEVVESTKTGAEASEDSTVPPEPDEALQSQSSEETAASKDVIQEDGAPATEAADVGEAAEKRVPDVVEGDGAGEGGDTPAEADGKADTDVQKETPVRRKRGRPRKSEASAAQQKLPRRDLYDVFLTQDDRTIYGCKECGKKFKNLKCIRLHCEVHQKKFPCKKCGKTFAKQESWMKHNCNSEKPAVVMTTSGDRVRYSCTECGKSFVNEDYARQHYTIHSGRFDCQVCMQPFHSKLGLMSHKCNKEAASKKSFACDICSQTFRTSSYLFRHMAMHTDIFKCNICGKCFSRKDSMQRHVLKCDPVRALEEDLHACVNCHKAYSSKLALENHLLVCYKTYCFKCKRNFPTEDECSNHTCSLEEADGIPQIIDSTVRVNCSICHKSFRNLKYLKRHERTHSSEFQCKICSKAFCQKDELVWHIFLCENEEKIKTEGYVKCDICEDAVVFADAKSFREHHHTHTHPYQCEKCHKRFRKQGTIHTHVCDPYLHQEGGFKCPQCDKVFALRTYMEKHAVIHGERQFECDICHKKFFRQDYLNDHKCLLPDGTPARIVRRHNQVVIKENVVCHLCGASFVSSSNLNKHMKVHGEKEYECDICNKKFHYLAYLKDHRFHVHGGGLELQCAMCGKILKTKTSLKSHVKQFHSGEEPQHECEICHKRFRQKGNLKTHMYSHSTEKKFHCAICNKSFKYPDQFARHNLEHTMKEKITCDLCDRQFVKRFEYHRHLSIYHSGMAYICSICKAKCSHRHTLVRHFKRKHPGAVHMLSDDSYVKSLLMPFQKDLQGANKHVIQQDAGSEDEDTEATSDANTIAIASADAAAEAIAAATSNAATMSIGQTFTNELGETFTESVITDADGVETTIVYQTPEGFTTDTDLPQVAAEALQSLSHTIVSSEDMPTALQLSGLQEGELGGDDQHTVVIVQIVNQDDETELGETYTLQQTE, encoded by the exons ATGTTTG TTATGTTGGGTTCAGATATTGGGAAGCAGTTGTCAGTGCCAAGAAAAGTCGTCAGTGATACGTCAG ATGAGGAAACCATCGGAAAACGGCGTCGAAAGGTGAACGCCTACGTTGAAGAGTTCCTGCAAAGCGCTCGAAAGAAGACTAAAATGGATTCATCAGTCAACACTCCAGAGAATGTAGGACAGGTGCCAAAGAAAAGAGGTAGAGGAAGACCACGGAAGGACGCTAGTGCTGATGTTCCTGCTCAGCAGTTGACAAGGACACGAACCAGAGCTGGCGGGGGAGGAGAAGCGAAGATGCTAGATGCCTCGGGACAGGCTGATTTATCTGACGAGGCTGAGACCTGGGTTGATTTGGGAGGTGCAGATGATATCATTGAAAGTGGTGAAGTGGAAGGTGGAGAATTCAAATGCACTCGCTGTCCAAAAACTTTCCGTAGCCAGGCAGAAATGGTGAAACATCTGCGCACTCACATAAAGACCTCAAAGTTTCAAGGGGACCCCATCCGGACGTTGTTCTGCACAGAGTGTGGTAAAGGATTTGTCAACAGCAGTAACTTGGGTCGACATATGAAGATACACGAGAGGAAAACGAGAACGATTAGCTGCTCAATGTGCGACTACAAAACGTACAGACATGACATCCTGAGGAACCACATGGACGCCCGCCACAATACCACCTACAAGACGCCCAGAGGAAAACATGCTGAGGCTGCACCAGGCCGAAGGCGAAGAGGACGTCCACGCAAGAACCGAGGACGTAAACCTTTATCAATCAAAAAGGAACCAGAGTCCCCTAAGGAAGAAACAGAAGTTTCCCCAAGGCGTGTTTTGCCCGCAAGACGCAATCGGGGAAGTAAAATGTACGAGGTTCTCTCTCCTTTCAAGAAGAGGAAGGTTGAAGGAAGTGAGGAGGAGGATGATGAAGAAGATGAAGTTATTGAAGACAGTGGCTCAGAGGCTGTCGTGAGCGAGGCTGAGGAGTCGGATGGCTTGGCTTCTGATCAGGAGGCTGAGACAGAAGATGTGGATGTGTCTCAAGATGTCTCCTTGGAGCAAGGTGATGGTGAGGTGGAggaaggggaggtaactatACCTGAAGGGGAAGCTCTCACTATTGTGCAACCAACGCAAGAGGAGACAGAAAAGGAAGTCGTTGAATCTACAAAGACTGGTGCTGAGGCATCTGAAGACTCCACGGTGCCCCCTGAGCCAGATGAGGCTTTGCAAAGTCAGTCCAGTGAAGAAACAGCAGCCAGCAAAGACGTCATCCAAGAGGATGGTGCACCTGCTACTGAGGCTGCAGATGTGGGCGAGGCAGCTGAGAAAAGAGTACCTGATGTGGTTGAAGGAGACGGTGCTGGTGAAGGAGGTGATACGCCAGCAGAAGCTGATGGAAAAGCAGACACAGATGTCCAGAAAGAGACACCTGTCCGTAGGAAACGAGGAAGGCCAAGAAAATCGGAAGCGTCTGCGGCACAGCAGAAACTTCCTAGGCGAGACCTCTATGATGTCTTCCTCACCCAAGATGACAGGACCATTTACGGCTGCAAAGAGTGTGGCAAGAAATTCAAGAACTTAAAATGCATTCGGTTGCATTGTGAGGTGCACCagaaaaagtttccatgcaaAAAGTGTGGGAAGACATTTGCAAAGCAGGAGTCTTGGATGAAACATAACTGTAATTCTGAGAAACCAGCGGTTGTCATGACGACCAGTGGTGATCGTGTTCGCTACAGCTGCACTGAGTGCGGGAAATCATTTGTTAATGAGGACTATGCTCGTCAGCATTACACAATTCACTCGGGCAGGTTTGATTGCCAGGTATGCATGCAGCCTTTCCATAGCAAACTAGGCCTAATGTCACATAAATGCAATAAGGAGGCTGCCTCAAAGAAATCATTTGCCTGTGACATCTGTTCCCAGACCTTTCGCACATCCAGCTACCTTTTTCGACACATGGCCATGCATACAGACATCTTCAAGTGCAACATTTGCGGGAAGTGTTTTTCAAGGAAAGACTCTATGCAGCGCCATGTGTTAAAGTGTGATCCGGTTCGGGCTTTGGAAGAAGATCTTCATGCATGTGTGAACTGTCACAAAGCTTACAGCAGCAAGCTAGCTTTGGAGAACCATTTGTTGGTCTGTTACAAGACCTACTGTTTCAAGTGTAAGCGGAACTTCCCAACAGAAGACGAATGCTCAAACCACACCTGTTCCTTGGAGGAGGCAGACGGAATCCCGCAAATCATCGACTCCACTGTAAGAGTGAACTGCTCAATTTGCCATAAGTCCTTCAGGAATCTCAAGTATCTGAAGAGACATGAGCGGACGCACAGTTCCGAGTTTCAGTGCAAGATCTGCTCCAAGGCCTTCTGTCAGAAAGACGAACTCGTTTGGCACATTTTCCTATGTGAAAATGAAGAGAAGATAAAAACTGAAGGATATGTCAAATGCGACATTTGCGAGGACGCTGTTGTATTTGCTGATGCCAAAAGTTTTCGGGAACACCATCATACCCATACGCACCCGTACCAGTGCGAGAAATGTCACAAGCGTTTTCGCAAGCAGGGTACGATCCACACACATGTTTGCGACCCTTATCTGCATCAAGAAGGTGGCTTTAAGTGTCCGCAATGCGACAAGGTATTTGCTCTACGCACCTACATGGAGAAGCATGCAGTGATCCATGGCGAACGCCAGTTTGAGTGCGACATATGCCATAAGAAATTTTTCCGGCAGGATTACCTGAACGATCACAAATGCCTTCTTCCTGATGGAACACCGGCTCGCATTGTGCGAAGACACAACCAGGTGGTGATTAAAGAAAACGTGGTATGCCACCTGTGCGGGGCGTCGTTCGTGAGCAGTAGCAACCTCAACAAGCACATGAAGGTTCACGGAGAGAAAGAGTATGAATGTGACATCTGCAACAAGAAGTTTCACTACTTGGCATACTTGAAGGACCATCGGTTCCATGTGCATGGCGGGGGCCTCGAGCTGCAGTGTGCCATGTGTGGGAAGATCCTCAAGACAAAGACTAGTCTCAAATCTCACGTCAAACAGTTCCATTCCGGCGAGGAACCGCAACACGAATGCGAGATCTGCCACAAGCGCTTTCGGCAgaaaggcaacctgaagacgcATATGTATTCCCACAGCACTGAGAAGAAGTTCCACTGTGCCATTTGCAACAAGTCATTCAAGTATCCAGACCAGTTTGCCAGGCACAACCTGGAGCACACCATGAAGGAAAAGATAACGTGCGATCTTTGTGACCGGCAGTTTGTGAAGAGGTTTGAGTACCACAGACATCTGTCCATCTACCACAGCGGCATGGCCTACATCTGCAGTATCTGTAAGGCCAAGTGCAGCCACCGCCACACACTGGTGCGGCATTTCAAGAGGAAACATCCAGGTGCAGTTCACATGCTCAGTGACGACAGCTATGTTAAGTCGCTTCTGATGCCGTTTCAGAAAGATCTTCAGGGCGCAAATAAACATGTCATACAACAGGATGCTGGAAGCGAGGATGAAGATACAGAGGCTACATCAGATGCTAACACAATTGCTATAGCGTCAGCTGATGCTGCTGCAGAGGCTATCGCAGCGGCGACCTCAAACGCAGCCACCATGAGTATTGGTCAGACCTTCACCAACGAGTTAGGAGAGACGTTCACAGAGTCAGTCATCACCGACGCGGACGGAGTGGAGACGACCATCGTGTATCAGACACCAGAAGGTTTCACCACTGATACTGATCTCCCTCAGGTGGCTGCTGAAGCTCTCCAGTCCCTTTCCCACACCATTGTCTCTTCAGAAGACATGCCAACTGCATTACAGCTGTCTGGTTTACAAGAGGGGGAATTGGGTGGTGACGACCAGCATACTGTTGTCATTGTGCAGATTGTTAATCAAGATGATGAAACGGAGCTTGGAGAGACGTACACATTGCAGCAGACAGAGTAA